Proteins encoded by one window of Chondromyces crocatus:
- a CDS encoding ATP-binding protein, which produces MRRSERVDEVDGGRHGKRVAERRRGRTEAAAYGARMAALQEATARLAAVIDPDEVGPALAREAWYAMEPAIAAVYIVEEGGSTLRMAGALGVDEEAARRFADVPLDSDTPVGEAFRTGAAVTYKRSESAGRSPAGEADGLLTSEFETFLALPLRMDDRAHGVLALAWDRPEGFDEVTSELARLAAQAGTMALERVQLFASERAARARAEAARERLSVLARVGEVLAGSLDYHKTIASVVELCVPRLADWAAVDMLNEDGTLSRLGVAHTDPVRVALARELWHRYPPRMDSPYGIPAVVRTGVPEIVLEIPPGMLEERLPDPELLALYRWLGYRSSICLPLRVRGRTVGALSLLTAESDRRFGPEDVNLAHEVARRASLAIERAHSFREAQELSRHKDEFMATISHELRTPLNAIVGWTRMLLGGRLPPDRQRHALEVIARNADLQTQLISDLLDVSRAISGKLRLQVGVVDVRGVLTAALESVRPFALGRDVELSEEFSEDPGPVAGDAGRLQQVVWNLLTNAIKFSPAGGKVSMSLRSAEGWVEVEVRDWGEGMQPEFLPFVFEQFRQADASRARRHGGLGLGLAICRTLVELHGGTVAAHSEGLGKGSTFTVRLPLATVRPDDRPRTPALQERPETADGPTVESTASPLLGARLLVVEDEPDARELLATLLEQNGATVHAVGSAREAFEAMPAFVPMLIVSDLGMPEEDGLSFIRRVRALPPEQGGGTPALALTAFAREQERGAALAAGFQAHVSKPVDPEMLVAELARWLADA; this is translated from the coding sequence ATGCGCAGGAGCGAGCGTGTCGATGAGGTCGATGGAGGACGACACGGCAAGCGCGTTGCGGAACGTCGCCGAGGGCGGACGGAGGCCGCAGCGTACGGGGCCCGCATGGCGGCGCTCCAGGAGGCGACCGCTCGGCTCGCTGCGGTGATCGATCCCGACGAGGTGGGCCCAGCGCTGGCGCGGGAGGCCTGGTACGCGATGGAGCCTGCCATCGCGGCGGTTTACATCGTGGAGGAAGGGGGCAGCACGCTGCGCATGGCAGGCGCGCTCGGCGTCGACGAGGAAGCCGCCCGTCGCTTCGCCGATGTACCGCTCGACAGCGACACGCCCGTGGGCGAGGCGTTCCGCACGGGTGCTGCGGTCACCTACAAGCGCTCGGAGAGTGCTGGGCGCTCGCCAGCAGGCGAGGCGGATGGCCTGCTGACCTCGGAGTTCGAGACGTTCCTGGCCTTGCCGCTGCGCATGGACGACCGGGCCCACGGGGTCCTCGCGCTGGCGTGGGATCGGCCCGAGGGGTTCGACGAGGTGACCTCGGAGCTGGCTCGGCTCGCGGCGCAGGCGGGGACCATGGCGCTGGAGCGGGTGCAGCTGTTCGCCTCGGAGCGGGCGGCGCGGGCGCGGGCAGAGGCGGCCCGGGAGCGGCTGTCGGTGCTCGCGCGGGTGGGCGAGGTCCTCGCGGGCTCGCTCGACTACCACAAGACCATCGCCAGCGTCGTCGAGCTGTGCGTGCCACGGCTCGCCGACTGGGCGGCCGTCGACATGCTGAACGAGGACGGGACGCTCAGCCGCCTGGGCGTGGCCCACACCGATCCCGTCCGCGTCGCGCTGGCCCGGGAGCTGTGGCACCGCTACCCGCCCCGCATGGACTCGCCCTACGGGATCCCGGCCGTGGTGCGCACGGGTGTGCCGGAGATCGTGCTCGAGATCCCGCCAGGGATGCTCGAGGAGCGCCTGCCCGATCCCGAGCTGCTGGCGCTGTACCGGTGGCTGGGCTACCGCTCGTCGATCTGCCTGCCGCTGCGGGTGCGAGGGCGGACGGTGGGGGCGCTGTCGCTGCTCACGGCGGAGTCGGACCGACGCTTCGGGCCGGAGGACGTGAACCTCGCGCACGAGGTGGCCCGGCGCGCCAGCCTGGCCATCGAGCGCGCGCACAGCTTCCGCGAGGCGCAGGAGCTGAGCCGGCACAAGGACGAGTTCATGGCCACAATCTCGCACGAGCTGCGGACCCCGCTGAACGCGATCGTGGGCTGGACGCGCATGCTGCTCGGGGGGCGGCTCCCCCCGGATCGGCAGCGGCACGCGCTGGAGGTCATCGCGCGAAACGCAGACCTGCAGACGCAGCTCATCAGCGATCTGCTGGACGTGAGCCGGGCGATTTCCGGGAAGCTGCGCCTCCAGGTCGGCGTCGTCGACGTCCGCGGGGTGCTCACCGCGGCGCTGGAGTCGGTGCGCCCGTTCGCGCTGGGGCGCGACGTGGAGCTGTCCGAGGAGTTCAGCGAAGACCCAGGGCCCGTCGCCGGCGACGCGGGGCGATTGCAGCAGGTCGTCTGGAACCTGCTCACGAACGCGATCAAGTTTTCTCCAGCCGGCGGCAAGGTCTCGATGTCACTGCGGAGCGCCGAGGGGTGGGTCGAGGTGGAGGTGCGCGACTGGGGCGAAGGGATGCAGCCGGAGTTTCTCCCCTTCGTGTTCGAGCAGTTCCGCCAGGCCGACGCGAGCCGCGCGCGCCGTCACGGCGGTCTCGGCCTGGGGCTGGCCATCTGCCGGACGCTGGTGGAGCTTCACGGCGGCACCGTCGCGGCCCACAGCGAGGGCCTCGGCAAGGGCAGCACCTTCACCGTGCGCTTGCCTCTCGCGACGGTACGTCCAGACGACCGGCCGCGCACGCCGGCGCTGCAAGAACGTCCGGAGACAGCCGATGGACCGACGGTGGAATCCACCGCCTCCCCGCTGCTCGGGGCGCGGCTCCTGGTGGTGGAAGACGAGCCGGACGCGCGGGAGCTCCTGGCGACCCTGCTCGAACAGAATGGCGCCACCGTCCACGCCGTGGGTAGCGCCCGCGAGGCGTTCGAGGCCATGCCGGCGTTCGTGCCCATGCTGATCGTGTCCGATCTCGGGATGCCCGAAGAGGACGGGCTTTCGTTCATCCGGCGCGTGCGCGCGCTGCCGCCGGAGCAAGGAGGGGGCACGCCCGCCCTGGCGTTGACCGCCTTCGCCCGCGAGCAGGAGCGCGGTGCCGCGCTCGCCGCCGGCTTCCAGGCCCACGTGTCCAAGCCGGTCGACCCGGAGATGCTCGTCGCCGAGCTGGCGAGATGGCTCGCGGACGCCTAG
- the ychF gene encoding redox-regulated ATPase YchF — MGIQCGIVGLPNVGKSTLFNALTQTAAAQAANYPFCTIEPNVGDVAVPDERLAELARIARSAQIIPTRLTFVDIAGLVRGASKGEGLGNQFLANIRECDAIAHVVRCFEDTDVVHVEGKIDPIADIETIETELMVADLDSLEKRVVSLEKKVRGGDKEGKETLELVNRTLTLLRDGKPARLVERKPEEERAFRMLGLLTSKPVLYVCNVEEAAADKGNAFSAKVFERAKAEGAQAVVVSAKIESEIAILPPEEQKDYLEAVGLSEPGLNRVIRAGYRLLGLITYFTVGPKEARAWTIIEGTRAPQAAGVIHTDFEKGFIRAETIACNDYMTLKGEAGARDAGKLRIEGKDYVVQDGDVMHFRFNT, encoded by the coding sequence ATGGGCATTCAATGCGGCATCGTCGGCCTGCCGAACGTCGGCAAGTCGACCCTCTTCAACGCGCTGACCCAGACGGCGGCGGCCCAGGCCGCCAACTATCCGTTCTGCACCATCGAGCCCAACGTGGGCGATGTGGCCGTGCCGGACGAGCGCCTGGCGGAGCTCGCCCGCATCGCCCGCTCGGCGCAGATCATCCCGACGCGCCTCACTTTCGTGGACATCGCGGGCCTCGTCCGCGGCGCGTCCAAGGGCGAGGGCCTCGGCAACCAGTTCCTCGCCAACATCCGCGAGTGCGACGCCATCGCGCACGTCGTCCGCTGCTTCGAGGACACCGACGTCGTCCACGTCGAAGGCAAGATCGACCCCATCGCCGACATCGAGACCATCGAGACCGAGCTGATGGTGGCGGACCTCGACAGCCTGGAAAAGCGGGTCGTCTCCCTCGAGAAGAAGGTCCGCGGCGGCGACAAGGAAGGCAAGGAGACCCTGGAGCTCGTCAACCGCACACTCACCTTGCTGCGCGACGGCAAGCCTGCCCGGCTCGTCGAGCGCAAGCCGGAAGAAGAGCGCGCCTTCCGCATGCTCGGCCTGCTCACCTCGAAGCCGGTGCTGTACGTCTGCAATGTGGAGGAGGCGGCCGCGGACAAGGGCAACGCCTTCTCGGCCAAGGTCTTCGAGCGCGCGAAGGCCGAAGGCGCCCAGGCCGTGGTCGTCTCGGCCAAGATCGAGAGCGAGATCGCCATCCTCCCGCCGGAGGAGCAGAAGGACTACCTCGAAGCGGTCGGCCTCTCCGAGCCAGGCTTGAACCGGGTCATCCGCGCCGGCTACCGCCTCCTCGGCCTCATCACGTACTTCACCGTCGGGCCCAAGGAGGCACGCGCCTGGACCATCATCGAGGGCACCCGCGCCCCCCAGGCTGCTGGCGTCATCCACACCGACTTCGAGAAGGGCTTCATCCGCGCCGAGACCATCGCCTGCAACGACTACATGACCCTCAAGGGCGAGGCCGGCGCGCGCGACGCAGGCAAGCTCCGGATCGAGGGGAAGGACTACGTCGTCCAGGATGGCGACGTGATGCACTTCCGCTTCAACACCTGA
- a CDS encoding GlsB/YeaQ/YmgE family stress response membrane protein gives MSIILFLLFGLVVGALARLLVPGREPGGWVVSIVLGIAGSFLGGFLGRALGFYREGEAAGFFMSLIGAVILVAIYHAVARRARS, from the coding sequence ATGAGCATCATCCTGTTCCTGCTGTTCGGTCTCGTGGTCGGCGCACTCGCCCGGTTGCTCGTCCCCGGCCGTGAACCTGGCGGCTGGGTCGTCTCCATCGTCCTCGGTATCGCCGGCTCGTTCCTCGGCGGCTTCCTGGGTCGCGCGCTCGGCTTCTACCGTGAAGGCGAGGCAGCAGGGTTCTTCATGTCGCTCATCGGCGCCGTCATCCTCGTCGCCATCTACCACGCGGTGGCGAGGCGCGCGCGGAGCTGA
- a CDS encoding alpha/beta hydrolase: MSERQSRVTVIEVTYPAHRGSIGLRGNREPLSWEHTTPPTSSEGDRHRFALQVLEGELLEFKLVRNGEEWAGGRDYVVHAGEQVHVEPYFDRHTATLLPAEELAMGDERLRFEVLLPPSYDEQDGKRYPVLYVLDGQALWSTSADPYGVWNLEKTLDHLFELNAIDEIIVVGIDTAERRLERLSPTPDPTHGGGGGEAHLKLLVEHLVPTINERFRTRPERENTALMGSSMGGLFSFYAAWTRPDVFGKAACLSSSFWWANREMIRRVQHAGTPDPRPFLYLDSGAAMCAFEKDPHVRDGFHHTRSMLRALLLQGYVAGTDLHRLAFTGQTHDANAWAARVAIPLQLLFPPPPSSHVPPDHLPSAD; this comes from the coding sequence ATGTCTGAGCGACAGTCCCGTGTCACCGTCATCGAGGTGACCTATCCGGCCCATCGGGGCAGCATCGGGCTCCGGGGGAACCGGGAACCGCTCTCCTGGGAGCACACGACACCGCCGACCTCCAGCGAGGGCGACCGCCATCGGTTCGCCCTCCAGGTCCTCGAAGGCGAGCTGCTCGAGTTCAAGCTGGTTCGAAACGGCGAGGAGTGGGCCGGAGGGCGCGACTACGTGGTGCATGCCGGTGAGCAGGTCCACGTCGAACCCTATTTCGATCGGCACACGGCGACCCTGCTTCCCGCCGAAGAGCTGGCCATGGGAGACGAGCGCTTGCGGTTCGAGGTGCTCTTGCCGCCGAGCTATGACGAACAAGACGGCAAGCGCTACCCGGTCCTCTACGTTCTGGATGGCCAGGCTCTGTGGAGCACGTCGGCGGATCCCTACGGGGTCTGGAACCTCGAAAAGACGCTGGATCACCTGTTCGAGCTCAACGCCATCGACGAGATCATCGTGGTCGGCATCGACACCGCCGAGCGCCGCCTCGAGCGTTTGAGCCCCACGCCGGATCCCACGCACGGTGGTGGTGGCGGCGAGGCCCACCTGAAGCTGCTCGTGGAGCACCTCGTCCCGACCATCAACGAGCGCTTCCGCACGCGCCCCGAGCGCGAGAACACGGCGCTGATGGGATCCTCCATGGGAGGTCTCTTCTCGTTCTACGCGGCCTGGACTCGCCCTGACGTCTTCGGCAAGGCGGCGTGCCTCTCCAGCTCCTTCTGGTGGGCGAACCGCGAGATGATCCGGCGGGTACAGCACGCCGGGACGCCGGATCCGCGTCCATTTCTCTACCTCGACTCGGGCGCTGCCATGTGCGCCTTCGAGAAGGACCCGCACGTCCGCGATGGCTTTCACCACACCCGCTCGATGCTCCGGGCCTTGCTGCTCCAGGGCTACGTTGCCGGGACCGACCTGCATCGCCTGGCGTTCACGGGCCAGACGCACGACGCCAATGCCTGGGCCGCTCGCGTGGCCATCCCGCTTCAGCTCTTGTTCCCACCGCCGCCTTCCTCGCACGTGCCGCCCGATCATCTGCCCTCGGCGGATTGA
- a CDS encoding GFA family protein encodes MSFELSESPSSVHWCHCGMCRRATGSASAVLVWASRSAIAWKGVPARYRSSSVAERGFCGTCGTPLFLDYERSHEIVLMVGAFDDAASLRPQHHYGIESVLPWDDRRDDLPRAATDLDDPVLQGLVPTPPRKPG; translated from the coding sequence GTGTCCTTCGAGCTGAGCGAGTCGCCGTCCAGCGTCCACTGGTGTCACTGCGGGATGTGCCGTCGGGCGACGGGCTCGGCGTCCGCGGTCCTGGTCTGGGCCTCGCGGTCCGCGATCGCCTGGAAGGGAGTCCCCGCGAGGTATCGCTCCTCGAGCGTCGCCGAGCGTGGTTTCTGCGGGACCTGTGGCACACCGCTGTTTCTGGATTACGAGCGTTCGCACGAGATCGTGCTGATGGTCGGCGCCTTCGACGACGCGGCTTCGCTGCGCCCCCAGCATCACTACGGGATCGAGTCCGTGCTCCCCTGGGACGACCGGCGGGATGATCTGCCGCGCGCGGCGACCGATCTCGACGACCCGGTGCTGCAAGGCCTCGTGCCGACCCCGCCACGCAAGCCAGGGTGA
- a CDS encoding lanthionine synthetase LanC family protein, producing the protein MNPESNASLRCLPGADGFFDIIQSACFSPRARASGRRPRAPAGPWDPWICVLGEEYPAPAQGWKLHLSATVGSAEEILRRALPILLAEDAVFKVASSTTTLAALNQGESGLGQVGKFITVYPRDDAHAVRLAARLDEATRGLPGPTIPSDRALRPGSRVFYRYGSFGGQALQLATGEIVAAMKTPDGQLVPDRRPADYDVPSWATDPFIAAGLAAELPRGASRHVIARRYVPAAVLQRTPRSTIFLALDLKAYRRCVLKRVERWDGARLRHEADVLRRLGPDPGFPALYDVFEDEEHLYLVLEDLSAETLSAHVAHAAASGCFLPAAQIVTLGRALARLLGKLHAEGLAHGDLKSSNVLVAPATLHLWLIDFELAHGPSLTAQPHHGHGTRGYRSPERIAGAPPSTSDDIHAFGALLYFLATGAEPAEGPTEAPLDGRPPRLMNPNLPPGLCTVIARSLAQDPSARYSSVRQIERALEDVLTDSATPLTVPAPPRHFGRASAHLPFPARREALELARRLGDSLVSAARPAPRGGGVFWPDMHPDARGLPSRDIGHGTAGVVLALSSLVATLGESSHRATLARAAFGLLHAPRPDGAPVAGLYLGEAGIGAALLGAGRVLGDRTLARAAEARGRWIATLPFGSPDLYNGVAGRLRFHLALHRATSSDEHLSAALRAGDHLVDVAECDEDGNVLWRFPEGHGNLSGTTQLGYAHGAAGIADSLLDLFEVTREVRYLDAARGAARWLATLAVPALGDGSGSAWPVVPGGPPHAAHWCHGATGIGRFFLHATALELAPGWTDLAARAARTVARGARWLGPTQCHGLAGNLEFLVDMFQATSHPHYLTEAADLFTLLRAFSQEKAGRLVWQGDQPEQALPALQVGYGGVATCLLRLGDPARAPHLLSVRGLGGAGE; encoded by the coding sequence ATGAACCCTGAATCGAATGCTTCGTTGCGCTGTCTGCCGGGTGCAGACGGCTTCTTCGACATCATCCAGTCCGCTTGCTTCTCGCCGCGCGCACGAGCCTCGGGGCGGAGGCCTCGCGCCCCTGCTGGGCCCTGGGATCCGTGGATTTGCGTCCTCGGAGAGGAGTACCCGGCGCCAGCCCAGGGCTGGAAGCTGCACCTCTCGGCGACGGTCGGCTCCGCGGAGGAAATCCTCCGGCGCGCGCTGCCGATCTTGCTCGCCGAGGATGCGGTGTTCAAGGTGGCGTCATCGACCACGACCCTCGCCGCCCTGAACCAGGGCGAGAGCGGGCTCGGTCAGGTCGGCAAATTCATCACCGTCTATCCGCGAGACGATGCCCACGCGGTCCGCCTCGCAGCGCGGCTGGACGAGGCGACCCGCGGGCTTCCCGGGCCGACGATCCCGTCGGATCGGGCCCTCCGGCCGGGTAGCCGGGTGTTCTACAGGTACGGGAGCTTCGGGGGGCAGGCGCTCCAGCTCGCGACCGGGGAGATCGTGGCCGCCATGAAGACGCCGGATGGACAGCTCGTCCCCGATCGGCGGCCGGCGGATTACGACGTGCCCTCCTGGGCGACCGATCCGTTCATTGCGGCAGGGCTCGCGGCCGAGTTACCGCGCGGCGCCTCGCGGCACGTCATCGCGCGCCGGTACGTGCCTGCCGCCGTCCTCCAGCGCACGCCCAGGAGCACGATCTTCCTCGCGCTCGATCTCAAGGCGTACCGACGCTGTGTCCTCAAGCGCGTGGAGCGCTGGGACGGCGCGCGTCTCCGACACGAGGCCGACGTGCTCCGGCGTCTCGGCCCAGACCCCGGCTTCCCGGCCCTCTATGACGTGTTCGAAGACGAGGAGCACCTCTACCTCGTCCTCGAAGATCTCTCGGCAGAAACCCTGAGCGCGCACGTCGCCCACGCGGCGGCCAGCGGCTGCTTCTTGCCCGCGGCGCAGATCGTGACGCTCGGGCGCGCGCTGGCGCGGCTGCTCGGAAAGCTGCATGCCGAGGGGCTCGCGCACGGGGATCTCAAGTCGAGCAACGTCCTCGTCGCCCCTGCGACGCTGCACCTCTGGCTCATCGATTTCGAGCTGGCCCACGGGCCATCGCTCACGGCCCAGCCCCACCACGGGCACGGCACGCGCGGCTACCGCTCCCCCGAGCGCATCGCTGGCGCTCCCCCCTCCACGTCCGACGACATCCACGCCTTCGGCGCGCTGCTCTACTTCCTGGCCACGGGCGCCGAGCCCGCCGAGGGTCCGACCGAGGCGCCGCTCGATGGCCGGCCTCCGCGGCTGATGAACCCGAACCTCCCGCCCGGGCTCTGCACGGTGATCGCGCGGAGCCTCGCGCAGGATCCGAGCGCTCGTTACAGCTCCGTGCGGCAGATCGAGCGCGCCCTGGAAGACGTGCTCACGGACTCCGCCACGCCGCTCACCGTCCCTGCCCCGCCGCGCCATTTCGGTCGCGCGTCGGCGCACCTCCCCTTCCCCGCGCGCCGCGAGGCGCTCGAGCTGGCCAGGCGCCTCGGCGACTCGCTGGTGAGCGCCGCACGCCCGGCGCCACGAGGGGGCGGCGTCTTCTGGCCCGACATGCACCCCGACGCGCGCGGCCTCCCCTCGCGCGACATCGGCCACGGGACGGCCGGCGTGGTGCTCGCGCTCTCCTCGCTCGTCGCGACGCTCGGCGAGTCGTCCCACCGCGCCACGCTCGCCCGCGCCGCCTTCGGCCTGCTCCACGCGCCGCGCCCCGACGGCGCCCCCGTCGCCGGGCTGTACCTGGGCGAGGCCGGGATCGGCGCTGCGCTCCTGGGCGCCGGGCGTGTGCTCGGGGATCGGACCCTGGCGCGGGCCGCCGAGGCCCGCGGACGCTGGATCGCCACACTGCCCTTCGGATCCCCCGATCTCTACAACGGCGTGGCGGGGCGCTTGCGGTTCCACCTCGCGCTCCACCGCGCGACGTCGAGCGACGAGCACCTCTCGGCTGCCCTGCGCGCGGGCGATCACCTCGTCGACGTCGCCGAGTGCGACGAGGACGGGAACGTCCTCTGGCGCTTCCCCGAGGGCCACGGCAACCTGAGCGGGACCACGCAGCTCGGCTACGCGCATGGGGCCGCGGGCATCGCCGACAGCCTGCTCGATCTGTTCGAGGTGACCCGGGAGGTGCGCTACCTGGACGCCGCCCGGGGGGCCGCGCGCTGGCTCGCCACCCTCGCCGTCCCGGCCCTCGGCGACGGGAGCGGGAGCGCCTGGCCGGTGGTCCCTGGAGGCCCACCGCACGCCGCGCACTGGTGCCACGGCGCCACCGGCATCGGCCGCTTCTTCCTGCACGCCACCGCCCTGGAGCTCGCTCCGGGGTGGACCGATCTCGCGGCCCGCGCCGCGCGCACGGTGGCCCGCGGGGCACGCTGGCTCGGCCCCACGCAGTGCCACGGCCTCGCCGGCAACCTGGAGTTCCTCGTGGACATGTTCCAGGCCACGTCACACCCGCACTACCTGACGGAGGCCGCCGATCTGTTCACCCTCCTGCGTGCCTTCTCGCAGGAAAAGGCGGGGCGCCTCGTCTGGCAGGGAGACCAGCCGGAGCAAGCGCTCCCGGCGTTGCAGGTGGGTTACGGCGGCGTCGCGACCTGTCTGCTCCGGCTGGGTGACCCGGCGCGGGCGCCTCACCTGCTGAGCGTCCGCGGGCTCGGCGGCGCTGGGGAGTGA
- a CDS encoding tetratricopeptide repeat protein, with amino-acid sequence MRVHTLVAAAVAVAVSSSLPAEAQTKASPRTDGRRAEARTLADRGFEHYQAQRYDDALAAFREAVQVYRAPTVLLMLARTQERLGKLVEAQAAYEAVLFEPLAPTASKPFRDAKQQAQEELTALEQRIPRLKVVVTGAPDAAVTIAIDGVTVPATGQPMSRNPGRTRVVVSAPAHRAVERVVLLEEGRTAELSIVLGPSGAGVTSQGRGSLLPAGLAFGLGGLGLGIGTVTGILAKVEVDDIRSRCNEAGHCPRDDKPRAEQTQSLITASTVGFVVGGVATALGVTLLVLRPGGEKASSTQEAAQTGAMHVVVGPGMARIEGTF; translated from the coding sequence ATGCGGGTTCACACGCTCGTCGCCGCAGCCGTCGCCGTCGCCGTCTCCTCGTCGCTCCCGGCCGAGGCGCAAACCAAGGCGAGTCCGCGCACCGATGGGCGTCGGGCGGAGGCCCGCACGCTGGCCGACCGCGGCTTCGAGCACTACCAGGCGCAACGCTACGACGACGCCCTGGCCGCTTTTCGCGAGGCCGTGCAGGTCTACCGGGCGCCCACGGTCCTCCTCATGCTGGCGCGCACCCAGGAGCGCCTCGGCAAGCTCGTGGAAGCCCAGGCCGCCTACGAGGCCGTCCTGTTCGAGCCCCTCGCGCCCACGGCATCGAAGCCCTTTCGTGACGCCAAGCAGCAAGCACAGGAAGAGCTGACCGCCCTCGAACAGCGGATCCCGCGCCTCAAGGTGGTGGTCACGGGCGCTCCGGACGCCGCGGTGACGATTGCCATCGACGGTGTGACCGTCCCCGCCACGGGTCAGCCGATGTCCCGCAATCCCGGACGGACCAGGGTGGTGGTCTCCGCGCCCGCCCATCGCGCCGTGGAGCGGGTCGTCCTGCTCGAAGAAGGTCGGACTGCGGAGCTGAGCATCGTGCTCGGCCCGAGCGGGGCCGGCGTCACCTCCCAGGGGCGGGGCTCGCTCTTGCCCGCCGGCCTGGCCTTCGGCCTCGGTGGCCTGGGCCTCGGCATCGGCACCGTGACGGGGATCCTGGCCAAGGTGGAGGTCGACGACATCCGATCGCGCTGCAACGAAGCAGGTCATTGCCCGCGCGACGACAAACCGCGCGCGGAGCAGACCCAGAGCCTCATCACGGCCTCCACGGTGGGGTTCGTGGTGGGCGGGGTGGCGACGGCGCTCGGGGTGACGCTCCTGGTGCTGCGACCCGGTGGAGAGAAGGCTTCATCGACGCAGGAAGCGGCGCAGACCGGGGCGATGCATGTGGTCGTGGGCCCAGGGATGGCTCGCATCGAGGGAACGTTCTGA
- a CDS encoding TetR/AcrR family transcriptional regulator: protein MCASPASDRVLHTAANLFYERGIHAVGVDTVVSASSVAKMTLYKHFPSKDVLVAAALEEQGTRWRAWFTEAIEGEATTAEARLLAMFDVLGHWFASTSFHGDPTLNAAVELRGTDHPAWEVVRAHQAWLRDFIRALVVEADLDEPECTSDAVHLLVEGAIVGAQVGVTARPAEAARCAAGVIVAARSPLRHAPDAGQRTTPSARKNGQAPSSGQEQKEEVR from the coding sequence ATGTGTGCCTCACCGGCCAGCGACCGGGTGCTCCATACGGCCGCGAACCTCTTCTACGAACGCGGCATTCACGCCGTCGGCGTCGACACCGTGGTCTCGGCGTCCTCCGTCGCGAAGATGACGCTCTACAAGCACTTCCCCTCGAAGGACGTGCTGGTGGCGGCGGCTTTGGAGGAGCAGGGGACGCGGTGGCGGGCGTGGTTCACCGAGGCCATCGAGGGCGAGGCGACCACCGCCGAGGCGCGACTCCTCGCCATGTTCGACGTGCTGGGGCACTGGTTCGCGAGCACGTCGTTCCACGGTGACCCCACGCTGAATGCCGCCGTGGAGCTGCGTGGAACGGACCACCCGGCATGGGAAGTGGTGCGCGCGCACCAGGCCTGGCTGCGCGATTTCATTCGCGCTCTGGTCGTCGAAGCAGACCTCGACGAGCCCGAATGCACGTCCGACGCGGTTCACTTGCTCGTGGAGGGCGCCATCGTCGGCGCCCAGGTCGGGGTGACCGCACGGCCAGCGGAAGCGGCCCGCTGCGCCGCGGGGGTCATCGTCGCGGCGCGATCCCCTCTGAGGCACGCACCGGATGCAGGGCAGAGGACGACCCCTTCGGCGCGAAAGAACGGACAGGCTCCGTCGTCGGGGCAGGAGCAGAAAGAGGAAGTGCGATGA
- the map gene encoding type I methionyl aminopeptidase translates to MSVEIKTMRDIEAMRVIGRMAGEQLLLIGRSLKAGMTTDDINTIVHEDTLRRGAHPSQLGYHGFPKSVCTSRNEVVCHGIPGRERLKEGDIINVDITSNLNGFHGDTSATFYIGKPSKDARHVTEVCRRALELAIAEVREGARMGDIGAAIQQYAEAQGCSVVRNIVGHGIGRSMHMPPDVSHVGRRGTGLRLKAGMVFTIEPMINLGRPEIETLPDGWTILTKDRSLSAQFEHTVVVTKAGCEILTARHEPLVNSEITESGESLVAPPGASAAVSASL, encoded by the coding sequence ATGAGTGTTGAAATCAAGACGATGCGCGACATCGAGGCCATGCGCGTCATCGGCCGCATGGCTGGTGAGCAGCTCTTGCTGATCGGGCGCTCGTTGAAAGCGGGAATGACGACGGACGACATCAACACGATCGTCCACGAGGACACGCTGCGGCGCGGCGCGCACCCTTCGCAGCTCGGGTATCACGGCTTCCCCAAGAGCGTCTGCACCAGCCGCAACGAGGTGGTGTGCCACGGAATCCCGGGCCGCGAGCGATTGAAGGAGGGCGACATCATCAATGTCGACATCACCTCCAACCTCAATGGCTTTCACGGAGACACCTCGGCGACGTTCTACATCGGCAAACCGTCGAAGGACGCGCGCCACGTGACCGAGGTGTGCCGCCGCGCGCTGGAACTCGCGATCGCCGAGGTGCGCGAGGGCGCACGCATGGGCGACATCGGCGCCGCCATCCAGCAGTACGCCGAGGCGCAAGGCTGCAGCGTGGTGCGCAACATCGTGGGCCACGGCATCGGCCGGTCGATGCACATGCCGCCCGACGTGTCCCACGTGGGACGGCGCGGTACGGGCCTCCGGTTGAAGGCGGGGATGGTGTTCACCATCGAGCCGATGATCAACCTGGGTCGCCCCGAGATCGAGACGCTGCCGGACGGGTGGACGATCTTGACCAAGGACCGGTCGCTGTCGGCACAGTTCGAGCACACGGTGGTCGTGACGAAGGCTGGCTGCGAGATCCTGACCGCACGGCACGAGCCTCTCGTGAACAGCGAGATCACCGAGAGC